The following nucleotide sequence is from Chromatiales bacterium.
CTGGCTGGCCTTGTGCGTTGCGCACATTGTCGGACAGTGCAAACCAAGAACGAAATATATAAATGCTTGCGTCGACCAAATAGAGTCTGTCGGTATTATCCATCGCTATCAAAAATCTGCTCTAGAACTTGCATCAGGTTAGTTCACCGCTACTTAAACACCAAGTTAATAGGCATCACACACTGCGTCATTGGCATACCCAGCAATGAGCAGACTGAGCAAAAAGATAAAAGTAAATGGTGGGTTATACCAAGCAATATATCAGCGATTGTAACGTTTACGAAATTTGTCAACTTGACCTGCACTTTCTAGTATTTTCTGTTTACCTGTATAAAATGGATGACAAACCGAACAAACCTCAACGGTCATTTGCTCATCCGAATAAGTCGAACAAACTGTAAAGCGATTACCGCAACTACAAGTCACTGCAACATCTTTATACTTAGGATGTATATCTGCTTTCATTTTCTGGTCTCAAATAAAAACGCCTATCATAGCCGAATACCAAGCTATAAACAAGTAACTGTACGATGCCACGGCATCTGCGACGAATGGAGGAATGAAGCAGCGAAGCGCTGTACAGGGGTTTGAAAACCTAAACCTTGATGTGGTCGCTTAAAGTTGAAGCACCTAAGATATTCAAATGATTTCGTTAAACACAGATAAATCCTGCAGGTATCTGCCACTATACAACCGCACGCAGATAAGTAGGATAAAACTACTTTTTCAACAGCCCCACATTTCTACTTTGTGCTAACACTTTGTGTTGACTTAGCGGTGAAATCCCAAAGTTCTTTAGGTAGCCTGAATGTGATTTTTTCCTCAACACCTACTTGTTCGACAATCTCGGTGGCCTGGTAATTT
It contains:
- the rpmE gene encoding 50S ribosomal protein L31, with amino-acid sequence MKADIHPKYKDVAVTCSCGNRFTVCSTYSDEQMTVEVCSVCHPFYTGKQKILESAGQVDKFRKRYNR